A single genomic interval of Flavobacteriales bacterium harbors:
- a CDS encoding tRNA-binding protein — protein sequence MQPLTWPDFEKVHLFVGTVLAAEDLPNARKPAYVLTIDFGPHGVKRSSAQITRHYTKEELIGRQVVAVINFPPKQIGSVMSECLVTGFPDANGDIVLTAVERPLPNGARLA from the coding sequence ATGCAGCCCCTTACCTGGCCCGACTTCGAAAAGGTCCACCTCTTTGTGGGCACCGTGCTCGCTGCAGAGGACCTGCCCAATGCCCGCAAGCCGGCTTATGTGCTCACGATCGACTTCGGTCCGCACGGGGTGAAGCGCAGCAGCGCACAGATCACCAGGCACTATACCAAGGAGGAATTGATCGGACGCCAGGTGGTGGCGGTGATCAACTTCCCGCCGAAGCAGATCGGCAGCGTGATGAGCGAGTGCCTCGTCACGGGCTTCCCCGACGCGAACGGCGACATCGTGCTCACGGCGGTGGAGCGCCCGCTGCCGAACGGGGCGCGTTTGGCCTGA
- a CDS encoding T9SS type A sorting domain-containing protein yields the protein MLRPLILTFPLFLLLPIARGQVLVDSIPYPGQGTGVWGIHVTTDTIFLGSDLTGNIRFSDHNGVILGELTTPFNFNHGLIRRPTSYLIAEDYTTNGAGLYEIDLAGDLLGSWTFPNVIGGPSSGIGDLEADGNAVWYTMYFPDFNTYPFAYAYKWVPGDPAPMDTVPLQGEQPYGIALKGDTLLYVTDNLNGDQERIYAYDLSNEQDLGWIELPDTPIDNDQRPQGMHYDGGFLHLVANRQGGSAFAYQTIFTYAFDLNTAIFAREEAKEVRVHPSPASDAVTLHLTAGAAQPYTVFDAHGKPVATGTLNKDRSTVNVADWAPGTYTVKVGTSAARFQVMR from the coding sequence ATGCTACGTCCGCTCATCCTCACGTTCCCTCTCTTCCTCCTGTTGCCGATCGCTCGGGGCCAGGTGCTGGTCGACAGCATCCCCTACCCCGGCCAGGGCACCGGCGTCTGGGGCATCCATGTCACCACGGACACCATCTTCCTGGGCAGCGACCTCACGGGGAACATCCGCTTCAGCGACCACAACGGGGTCATCCTCGGGGAGCTCACCACCCCCTTCAACTTCAACCACGGCCTGATCCGCCGTCCCACCTCGTACCTCATCGCCGAGGACTACACCACCAACGGCGCCGGCCTCTACGAGATCGACCTGGCAGGCGACCTGCTGGGCTCCTGGACCTTCCCGAACGTCATCGGCGGCCCCTCCTCCGGCATCGGCGACCTGGAGGCCGATGGCAATGCCGTGTGGTACACCATGTACTTCCCCGACTTCAACACCTATCCGTTCGCCTACGCCTACAAGTGGGTGCCGGGCGACCCCGCCCCGATGGATACCGTGCCGCTCCAGGGCGAACAACCCTACGGCATCGCGCTCAAGGGCGACACGCTCCTCTATGTCACGGACAACCTGAACGGCGACCAGGAACGCATTTACGCATACGACCTCTCCAACGAGCAGGACCTGGGCTGGATCGAGCTGCCGGACACGCCCATCGACAACGACCAGCGGCCGCAGGGTATGCATTACGACGGTGGGTTCCTCCATCTGGTGGCCAACCGGCAGGGTGGCAGCGCCTTCGCCTATCAGACCATCTTCACCTACGCCTTCGACCTGAACACCGCGATCTTCGCACGGGAAGAGGCGAAGGAAGTGCGCGTGCATCCTTCACCAGCGAGCGATGCGGTGACCCTGCACTTGACGGCAGGTGCTGCACAGCCATACACGGTGTTCGATGCCCATGGGAAGCCGGTCGCGACCGGCACCCTGAACAAGGATCGCAGTACGGTGAACGTTGCGGACTGGGCACCCGGCACCTACACCGTCAAGGTCGGAACCTCTGCAGCTCGCTTTCAGGTAATGCGCTGA